One Desulfobulbus oligotrophicus DNA segment encodes these proteins:
- the hisA gene encoding phosphoribosylformimino-5-aminoimidazole carboxamide ribotide isomerase: MRFRPCIDLHDGKVKQIVGSSLTDNSATLCTNFSSDLAPSHYAALYRRDNLHGGHVIMLGSGNEEAARDALAAWPGGMQVGGGITADNAVYWLEQGASHLIVTSHVFHDGRLNRQRLDHLIRLVGKKRLVLDLSCRWRHDGYYVVTDRWQQFTQLRISAEALSRLADFCDEFLIHAVDVEGKCMGIDTRLLELLADSAPIPTTYAGGVASFADVERIRLSGRGNVDFTVGSALDIFGGTGLRYQDMVAYHARLKNS; this comes from the coding sequence ATGCGTTTTCGTCCTTGCATCGACCTCCATGACGGCAAGGTGAAGCAGATTGTCGGTTCTTCCCTTACCGACAACTCTGCCACCCTGTGTACCAACTTCTCCTCAGATTTAGCGCCTTCTCATTACGCTGCGTTGTACCGGCGGGATAATCTTCACGGTGGCCATGTCATCATGCTCGGCAGCGGGAATGAGGAGGCCGCTCGTGATGCGCTTGCCGCCTGGCCCGGCGGTATGCAGGTTGGTGGCGGTATCACCGCTGATAACGCTGTGTACTGGCTGGAGCAAGGGGCATCCCATCTTATCGTCACCTCCCATGTCTTTCACGATGGCCGGCTGAATCGGCAACGTCTCGATCATCTGATCCGTCTGGTCGGTAAAAAACGGCTGGTCTTAGACCTCAGCTGCCGATGGCGGCACGACGGTTACTATGTGGTGACCGATCGATGGCAACAGTTCACACAGTTACGGATCAGCGCAGAGGCGTTGTCCCGGTTGGCTGATTTCTGCGACGAGTTTTTAATCCATGCCGTTGATGTTGAGGGGAAGTGTATGGGGATTGACACCCGGCTCCTTGAGTTGTTGGCTGACTCGGCTCCAATCCCCACAACCTATGCCGGAGGTGTTGCCTCTTTTGCAGATGTAGAACGAATCCGTCTCAGCGGTCGTGGTAATGTCGATTTCACCGTCGGTTCGGCCCTCGACATCTTCGGCGGTACAGGTCTTCGCTATCAGGATATGGTAGCATACCATGCCCGGCTCAAAAACAGCTAG
- a CDS encoding HDOD domain-containing protein, with protein MDQHKTELENLRLVVDKMPSLSTTVSKVLEICSRADTSPNDLNKVISLDPVLTGQVLKLINSAYYSLMNKVTSLTRAIIMLGLNTVKNLALSTAVIRTVGQVKKSKALPIKKFWAHSIAVGVMAKLLATERGLSLAEREEYFVAGLLHDLGKIPFGDEYSDVLVQAAEEKKPLIEVEKQCLKINHEEIGAMIAAKWKLNDVISSAICHHHAPELADPTCRTLVATVALADFYVCLFDIGFAGNRYPDIDQLNGLLDLCGLQWSDMVRLSADVDAEIKRAEIFLQV; from the coding sequence ATGGACCAACATAAGACTGAACTGGAAAATCTTCGCCTGGTTGTCGACAAGATGCCAAGCCTGTCGACAACGGTCAGTAAGGTGCTTGAAATTTGCAGCCGCGCTGATACCTCGCCCAATGATCTTAACAAGGTTATTTCACTTGACCCGGTTTTAACCGGGCAAGTGCTCAAGCTGATTAATTCGGCATACTATTCGCTGATGAACAAGGTTACCTCATTGACGAGGGCCATCATCATGCTCGGATTGAATACCGTTAAAAATCTGGCGCTTTCCACTGCCGTCATCCGCACTGTCGGCCAGGTGAAAAAGTCCAAGGCCCTGCCTATCAAGAAGTTCTGGGCACATTCCATTGCTGTTGGTGTCATGGCAAAACTGCTGGCCACTGAACGCGGCCTTTCATTGGCTGAACGTGAAGAGTATTTTGTTGCCGGCTTGTTGCACGACCTGGGAAAGATTCCGTTTGGTGATGAGTATTCCGACGTGCTCGTGCAGGCAGCCGAAGAAAAAAAGCCGCTGATAGAGGTTGAAAAACAGTGTTTGAAAATCAACCATGAAGAGATCGGTGCAATGATCGCTGCCAAGTGGAAGCTTAACGATGTGATCAGCTCGGCCATTTGCCATCATCATGCCCCCGAGCTGGCGGACCCGACGTGCCGGACACTCGTGGCAACCGTTGCTTTAGCTGATTTTTATGTCTGTCTGTTTGATATCGGTTTTGCCGGTAACCGCTACCCCGATATCGACCAGCTCAATGGGCTGCTGGATCTGTGCGGTTTGCAGTGGTCA